The DNA segment TGAATCCGTTCAAGGCATGTCCGATGAGCTGGACAAATACCAAGAGGAGACCGGCCATGATATCCCAATCCACGTTGATGCTGCTTCGGGAGGTTTTGTTGCGTGAGTTAGCCCATTCAATACCATTCGTTAGGAATATGCTAATTTAGTAAACATAGACCATTTGTCTACCCCCAGCTTGCATGGGATTTCAGAATTCCCCGAGTCAACTCGATCAATGCTTCAGGTCATAAATACGGTCTCGCCTCTGTTGGTCTCGGTTGGATCATCTGGAGAAGTGCGGACTACTTGCCAAAGGAGTTGATCTTTGAGTTGCACTATCTtggtcaagtgagtgataggTCGTGCGTCATGGCATGACTATAGGATCACTGATTCTAGCCGTCGTGTAGACCGACTActccttcaatctcaacttCAGTAGACCTGCTTTCCCTGTCTTGAGTCAGATGTTCCACTGTGAGTAACACActttccttcatcctcattacTGCCCTTCACACTGCCGATCACTGCTGATGATAAATACAGTCCTCAACCTCGGACACTCAGGATACAGACGAATCAACGAGAACAACTTATCCAAAGCCCGACTCATCTCCAGAGCTTTGGAAGCTTCCGGTTACTTCACTTGTTTATCGCAGATCCACAAACCCAAGAATCAGGGCGCTTCGAACATCTCGCCCGTCATTACCAAGGCTGCGTCCAACATCATTCACGGTCACTTGCCTGAGATCGATGATCCTGCCTATTACGTAGAGGGCTTACCTGTCGTCTCGTTCAGGTTTAGCGACGAGACCAAGGAGAAGTATCCTAGAGTGAAACAGGAATGGATCCAAAGTCAACTGAGGGCTATCGGCTGGATCGTGCCTAAGTGAGTTAGATTCCCTTCCAGTATCCCTATCAATTCATTCTAACATGCTTGACAAGCCCCCACCTACATATAAGCAGCTAATGCCTGTCTTGAACGTCGTTCCTTAGCTACCCCCTCCCTCCCGCTGAAGAAGACACAGAGATCCTCCGATGTGTAGTCAGAGAATCGCTCTCAGGTGATCTGGCAAGAAAGCTcatcctcgatatcatccagGTGTAGGTCACTCTtatcccatcttctcttcatcatcgagatAGAGCTGATATTGGCGCATTATATGCAGTACCGAAGGATTGTTGAACGGGGCTGGACCATCATACCACATGTCCATCGCCAACAGAAGACAAAGTACCACTTCTCCTGTTGATGTCAAGAGAGGTGGGACGCTTGATACTCAACATATCTCCGAACATACTTCCACGTACGCCAAGACTTGTTGAAGACCTATCTGTCAAACGTTTCTCTCTTATACGCCTAACCTTGCTCAAATATGATATCTCGGTTTGCTTGCTGTCTCCTGATTGCTTGTTTATACATGAATGCACACAATATCGAACGATAGATGTCCGGCCGTGGATCCAACACACAGGGGACCGAGGTGATGTTTGATGTACCGCTGCGTGGTCTGCGAGATTGATTTTGCAAACGGAAGCAAGTCCGGGTTACTGGCTTCCCATGACAAAAGTAATACTTTTCTGTTCATGCATCCGTCTGTAGTATAAACCTTTGTATGCTTCcgatcatcattcatcactaTCGTTTTAGCATGACAGTCGAAAAGGATCGACATGCGGCGGTCTTTTACAATGATGCGTCGCACACAAAAGGCTAACTTTACCAGTCAAAACGTGTTTCAGGGTACAATGATCGGGTTGCTCGACGACGATCACAATGAAACACCAACAACACCTTATTCTACTTGTTCATTCTACTTCCTCCATGCGTTTCAAGTCGGGGTCATATGGTACTTCGCACGCAATGCACCTGTTGTGCTCTCTTAGCTGTGTAATGGAAGCTCGTGCTGAGGTCCAGAGTGTAAAGGAATCCTTGAAAGCCAAGACTGCTCCTTCCACTCATGGCTTGTGCTGATGAGAAcaaaggaagatggaagacTAAAGGGAATTTGGAAACAAAAGTGTCAGTGTGTCGCACTAAACTAACAACAAACCAACCCTCCTTTACAGGTGAACATGCTAAACCAACGCATAATCAATCAAGCACACAAAGTGAAAAATGCGATGTGAATTTGTATTGTACATATATAAATAACACAGCTTTGATCTGACTCTCATACTGACAATCCCAATTCCCcctatctcatcttcatcttcatcttcattgcCCTTTCCCCATTGATCTGCATTCTTTACATCGCCTCCCTCTATTGACTACTCCTTTCGgtcaaatcactcactttcATTCATATCCCCCTTACATCCCTTGAAATACCTACAAGCTACTAACTCTTTTCTCACCTACCCACGCAGAACTATACTTTACAATCCTTACAACATATATACTTTATCCTATATTATACCCTTACGTCCAAACTCCAAAATGGCTCCTCTGAGTAGATTgctcaccctcctccctctgctcGCTTCTACTCTTAGTGTTCAGGCAGCTACCAAGGATGATTggagatcaagatcgatctATCAGTGAGCTACTCATCCTTTCACCTCTGTCTCGGATCCACCAGCTTTCTCGCTGACGTCCTGGTTGCTCTCAGATTGATCACAGATCGTTTCGCAGGTGGTGGCCAATGTGATTTGGGATCAAGGTCATACTGCGGTGGTACATGGCGTTCAACCATCGAGAAACTCGATTACATCCAGGGGATGGGCTTCGACGCAGTTTGGATATCCCCTACTGCGTTGGGTATTGAGGGTTATACAAAGTATGGAGAGAACTATCATGTGAGTAGCGTTGTTTCTGTGACATCATAAATATCAATGACGTAGAACTTCGATCATATTGGTATTGGCTCATCGTGTATCATTCCTCTTGATTCATCTGTCCTCATCTCATTTGCTGATCTGTCCCCATTCACTATATAGGGATACTGGACCGTCGATCCTACCGAACTCAACCCCCACTTCGGTACCGCCGATGACCTCAAAGCCTTGTCCTCTGCCCTCCACTCAAGAGGAATGTATCTCATGGTCGACATCGCCATCAACGCACTGGCAGCAACGAATTACCACATCGACGCCCAAACCCTCTCTACAGTCAACGATGGCAAAATGCTCTTCACAGATCCAGCAAACTACCACGAGCGATGTAATATCAAGTGGGGCGATCACGACTCCGAGCAGAAATGTTGGCTGGTCACTGGTGGAGACGACAATGATGTCGCTCTGCTCGATCTTGCAACGGAGACTCCGGCTGTGGCTGATAAGCTCAAACAATGGGTCGGGGGATATGTCCAAGAGTACGGTATCGATGGGTTCAGAATCGATGCGTCCAAGCATCTGAGTAAGGAATTCCAACATGATTTCTGTGCTTCGGCGGGTATCTTCTGTATTGGTGAAGTTGCTGGTGATAGTACTGAGTGAGTAAGCAAGCCGTTCCTTCTTGCCACCGAAGACTGCTTTGCGGTAAAATGCTTGATGCATTGCGCTGACGGGGTGATTTGCAGATACGCCGCTACTTACCAAGGTAACGACGGTATCGACTCTGTCTTCGGTTTCGGTAAGTAATATATCGCGGGAACCGATTGTTCAAAATCTGGTCTATGGGAGCTGGACCGACTGAACGATTTCTATCCACCCTTCTAGGCATGCTCTACGGTGCCGCAGCCGTCTTTGGAGGAGGCAAGACCATGGGCACCTACCGACACTACATCGATGCAGCTGCCAGTGCCTACTCTGATCCAAGTGTTATCGGCTCCTTCCTCGACAACCAAGATTTACCCCGATTCAACTCTCGAACAGGCGACAGGTCCTTAGTGTACAATGCGATTGTCGGATCATTCATGTACGGTGGTATCCCCACTGTGTACTACGGGTTGGAACAAGATATCGCAGATGGTCCATATGATCCCAACAACAGAGAAGCATTGTGGAACTACAACAATTACGGTACCAACGGTGATACCTACAAGCGAATCAGTACTTTGAACAAGATCAGGAAGTTTTTGAGCACAAAGGGCGATTTCCTCAAGAGCGTTGGTACGGTACTGAAGATTCAGGATAATGATATTGCTTTGCAAAGAGAGGACGCCCTGATCGTCTTGACCAACGTGAGTTACGGTACCTACCGTACTCGATTGAAAGAAAGAGCTGACGTTGTAATGTTCATCAGAGAGGTTCAGGCGGTTCCGGTACTTGGTCAATTGGCGGTACCAAGTTCGGTAACAATGCTGATGTGGTTGAGTAAGTCGCCCTCCCTGTAAGACGTCCAGTCCAAGTTCGGGGCTGATGAATGTGTTAGCTTGCTCTCTTGCGACAAAGCCAAGACTGATGGATCCGGTGCTTTATCCGTATCATGGTCTACCGGTCAGCCTTTCGTACGTCACTCACTCACCGCTTGTCGAGCCTGAATTTAATTGACTGAACTGATTACCTTGTATGTGTATAGGTCTGGGTATCTTCCCAAATCGCAGCTGAAGGAGGCTTCTGCGGCGCCTCTGCCCCCGCACCAGGAAACAACCTCGCTGCTGAACCTACCTCTACTGTCGTCGATGGCCCAGGCGCAACAGACATTGTTGAACCCCCTACAGACTCGAGCTCAGGTGCCCAGCCTCAAGTAGCCATCACCACTGGTACCGCCTCCGGTTCAGCTACCATCGCCAACCCCGACGTCACTGTCACCTCGACGTCGACTAGTTCTGAACAACCAAGTCAATCATCTGCTACGCCTGCTAATGGGAACGGCGAGAACTCGTCCAGTAGCGCTTGCAAGAGATCGCGAAAGAGGACAGGTGCAGGTGGTAAGCGTCGATCTGCTCTTTGATCGCCCGCATTTGAACCAGTAAAGTTATCGTAGTATAATATCATACCATTCTCACTCTTCCACACTGCATTCACCGCATTCACACACTCCATAGACGAACGGACGGTCATCAGGacaatctcatcttttcccttctttctctccaaGTCAAGTCACATGCAtgatcctcatcttcatcgaaaCTTACGGTGAGACGGACAGTTTTACTGACGTGTGGTGTTTCTGACTGAATAGTGATCTCGTCTGTCCTGTTTGGATATTTGGTTCTCCTGATGTAAGAATGAAATAACACACGTCGAGTGGACAGTTGGACATGGACAATGAGTGAAGATTCTAAgcgaaagagaaggaacCCGATTTATGTAGCGTTTGAATGACTATGCTTCGGTACGATGGTtttgatgatcatgattgATGGATATTTGGTTCATGTATGTAGATATATTGTGTTTTTGCTCTTTGTGTGTAGTATGTTTGTTTGGGTAATATGCCTCTATGTGGACAATCTTGCTCGAAGGTGAACTGACAGATACAGACTCGA comes from the Kwoniella bestiolae CBS 10118 chromosome 2, complete sequence genome and includes:
- a CDS encoding glutamate decarboxylase, encoding MALAQHVDAERIINESRDHPVKKHTHDRKATLYDIPYTSRYDVEVDLPRYSIPETGVNAKVSYQLLHDELLLDGNPNMNLASFVNTWVPDECNRLMYENLNKNLVDQDEYPAAQAIHERCISMISHLWHAPKDATALGTATTGSSEAIMLGGMSLKKRWQEKMKAAGKDIHNPGPNIVMGAEAQVALEKFARYFEVEARLVPVHQGSSYVMDPKEAVKYCDENTIGIFVIMGSTYTGAFESVQGMSDELDKYQEETGHDIPIHVDAASGGFVAPFVYPQLAWDFRIPRVNSINASGHKYGLASVGLGWIIWRSADYLPKELIFELHYLGQTDYSFNLNFSRPAFPVLSQMFHFLNLGHSGYRRINENNLSKARLISRALEASGYFTCLSQIHKPKNQGASNISPVITKAASNIIHGHLPEIDDPAYYVEGLPVVSFRFSDETKEKYPRVKQEWIQSQLRAIGWIVPNYPLPPAEEDTEILRCVVRESLSGDLARKLILDIIQVTEGLLNGAGPSYHMSIANRRQSTTSPVDVKRGGTLDTQHISEHTSTYAKTC